The sequence below is a genomic window from Puniceicoccus vermicola.
GAATTTACACCCACTACTCCGATGCCGTCGAGTCTCCCGAATTTACTCGCGAGCAAAGAGCACGGTTTGTGCAGGCGGTACGGGCGGCCGGACTCGAAGACAGGAACGACCTCCTCATCCACGCCGACAATAGCGCGGGCACCGAAGCGTTCGACCGCAACAACCCCTTCAACGCCGTCCGCGTCGGATTGTTGCAATTCGGAGTCACCCAATACCCGTCCTCTGTTTTTCACTCGGTTTCCATTGAACCCGTATTCCGGTTTTTTACCCGAGTCGGCCTAATCAAGTCTCTCCCGGCCGGAACTCCGGTCAGTTATGGGCGGACCTATGTCACCAAGGAACGCATACGGACCGCCATCTTAACGGCGGGATACGGGGACGGGATCCCAACCGCGGCGAGCAATCGCGGCGAAGTCCTGATCCGCGGTCAACGCTGTCCGATTCTCGGCCGCGTGACGATGGACCAGACCGTCGTCGACGTCACGAAAGTTGAAAACCTCGAAGTCGGGGAAAAGGCGGTGATCATCGGCCGATCGGAATCGTCCGAAATCACGGTCAGCGAGTTTAGTCGATGGACCGACTCGATTCCTTGGGAGGTTTTCTGCAGCGTGACCAAGCGCGTGCCCCGTCTTTATTCGACGGCTCGCAAATAACCCTGGATTAACCCGATGCTTTCGACGACTCCCAGGGATCGGCTCGCCTTGATCGGCCTCGCCCTTCTTTTGGGAGTTATCCTTCTGATCAACTTGCTGTAGCCCGGTGAGAGACCCTCTTCGCCTCTTTCCTGAACCTACATATCCGAACCGGAAATCGATTCGTCCATTTCCTTGGCCTCGTAAGAATTCAACTGGCCAGCGGCTTCAAAGTCATTGACCTGTTGCTCCTCATTCTTGCTCAGACCGGAGATACTCGAATCATAATCATCCGATTCCATATTATCCTGAAACTGCACGCAACCGACGAGACCGAACAGGAACGCCAAACCAAGAGCCGAAACTATCTTCATGATGAAGGAGAATGACGATCCCGCGAATTAGGACAACTCGTATTTTGACCCTACTCCCGTCCACTGAGACGAACTGCCCCAGTAGCGCGAGCTCCCATGTCTCGACCTCCACACACCCAAAATCCACCGATCTCCTATCCCAGAGAAGATGCCGCTCTTTCTGCCGCACAATGAAGCTTGCCCGA
It includes:
- the alr gene encoding alanine racemase, with the translated sequence MSYSNQHRCWVEIDLGALERNLGRIRDNLPQGVRYVAVVKADAYGHGVHQTASRLMQANADAFAVANVEEGARLLEIARGWPILVLGPVLPEEENALIQLGLVATVSSCEEAIRFSESAGNLGQTLDVHVKIDTGMGRLGVWHEEATRVFQTIASSENLRLRGIYTHYSDAVESPEFTREQRARFVQAVRAAGLEDRNDLLIHADNSAGTEAFDRNNPFNAVRVGLLQFGVTQYPSSVFHSVSIEPVFRFFTRVGLIKSLPAGTPVSYGRTYVTKERIRTAILTAGYGDGIPTAASNRGEVLIRGQRCPILGRVTMDQTVVDVTKVENLEVGEKAVIIGRSESSEITVSEFSRWTDSIPWEVFCSVTKRVPRLYSTARK